A genomic window from Lactobacillus sp. ESL0677 includes:
- the lanKC gene encoding class III lanthionine synthetase LanKC, giving the protein MELTGNDYLGFIKDDKTLFYQPNNNQQDGFKYIKPTGKLYDYSDNYWHYILFDHQLPEQGWKIHISANIKDAQQLLLAVSKYLAVKHVTYKFVNTFDELVLSNSKYGDRASSGKFITVYPRTDKEFVELLDELAQVTSDFLEGPYILSDKEWHDTHIFYRYGAFKEIKAKINGKEVYCIRDNRGNLIEDKRAPYYQVPEFIVEPAELQSNVQQYNKSEFKQLMKYRIDSALHFSNAGGVYHATLNGNECVLKEGRAHAGLDANGLDGFERVEREYKALAKLHDVPETVNVFEKFKAWKHLYLVEEYLEGDTLADFIDSQYPFTASKAEKKKYAQKCIAIINALTVAVEHIHSYGIAIGDLQPDNVILLNLTDNIIKLIDFENSQKLTAKYQPGMATPGYADVNAHTFEEADNIALYKIARYMILPIASGFDWAPEIEQEQDKNIADEFGPEIIDFFHCLKNKLSLDFNTATRHPQHYQANLSKPKTSFDIDNLDKNISEIAQGIIQHLDFDFRGLIRGDIPEYDSQISYYSVANGAFGAIMALTRSNCLNSKINHQIHNWIDQQIPIIKKLLDNQDNNSGLLTGFTGIAVVLAEQGYQELSELIMDKLLSCKLKQDISIYSGISGVGLAYLTFYLQNNDQKYLRQAQLLAKKVSELTQSEKYTKECDSGLLTGWLGAALFLWKMHVATQSEKYRIETLRILHLVLNNSLEINQTVAYIKDNTLSYERLMPYVNHGNAGLALLLIEFMQDSPESISQNEKAILQKLIKTNDVFVTYLDGLFDGFISLIVLDTAVANLTDDNRLAHKLKLLNNYIVGQGDAVFVQGRFGYKLSLDLTTGNSGLLLVLNDIKQHKWGSWLPLFKSDQFKLFC; this is encoded by the coding sequence ATGGAATTAACGGGTAATGACTATCTCGGGTTTATCAAGGATGACAAGACATTATTTTATCAACCTAACAATAATCAGCAGGATGGTTTTAAATATATTAAGCCAACTGGCAAGCTTTATGATTATAGTGATAATTATTGGCATTACATTTTGTTTGATCATCAATTGCCTGAACAAGGTTGGAAAATCCATATTTCAGCTAATATTAAGGATGCTCAGCAACTCTTATTAGCTGTTAGTAAATATTTGGCAGTTAAACATGTAACATATAAATTTGTGAATACTTTTGATGAGTTGGTCCTAAGCAATTCAAAGTATGGCGACCGCGCAAGCTCAGGAAAGTTCATTACCGTTTACCCAAGAACTGATAAAGAATTTGTGGAGCTGCTTGATGAACTAGCGCAAGTTACGAGTGACTTTTTAGAGGGTCCATATATTTTAAGCGATAAGGAATGGCACGATACCCATATTTTTTATCGCTACGGTGCATTTAAAGAAATCAAAGCAAAAATTAATGGTAAAGAAGTATATTGCATCAGGGATAATCGTGGAAATCTAATTGAAGATAAAAGAGCGCCATACTATCAAGTTCCTGAGTTCATTGTGGAACCTGCTGAATTGCAATCTAATGTTCAACAATATAACAAATCTGAATTTAAGCAATTGATGAAGTATCGAATTGACTCTGCGTTGCATTTTAGTAATGCTGGTGGAGTTTATCATGCAACTTTAAATGGTAATGAGTGCGTCTTAAAAGAAGGTCGTGCTCATGCCGGTCTTGATGCTAATGGCTTGGATGGTTTTGAGCGAGTAGAACGCGAATATAAGGCTTTGGCAAAGTTGCATGATGTTCCAGAGACAGTTAATGTCTTTGAAAAATTTAAGGCATGGAAGCATTTATACTTGGTAGAAGAATATCTTGAAGGAGATACATTGGCTGACTTTATTGATAGTCAGTATCCGTTTACTGCAAGTAAAGCTGAAAAAAAGAAGTATGCCCAAAAATGTATTGCAATTATTAATGCATTGACAGTGGCAGTTGAGCATATCCATAGTTATGGCATAGCGATTGGTGATTTACAGCCAGATAATGTTATTTTACTTAATTTAACAGACAATATCATTAAATTAATTGACTTTGAAAACTCGCAAAAATTGACTGCTAAATATCAGCCGGGGATGGCAACACCAGGTTATGCTGATGTTAATGCTCACACTTTTGAGGAAGCTGATAACATTGCTTTGTATAAGATTGCACGTTATATGATTTTACCGATAGCCAGTGGTTTTGATTGGGCTCCTGAAATCGAGCAAGAACAGGATAAAAATATTGCTGATGAATTTGGTCCTGAAATTATAGACTTTTTTCATTGCTTGAAAAATAAGTTGAGCCTAGACTTTAATACTGCTACACGACACCCACAACATTATCAAGCAAATTTATCTAAGCCAAAAACAAGTTTTGATATAGATAACCTTGATAAAAATATCTCAGAAATAGCACAAGGGATTATCCAACATCTTGATTTTGATTTTCGGGGCTTAATTCGTGGTGATATTCCTGAATATGATTCTCAAATTAGTTATTATTCAGTAGCTAACGGTGCTTTTGGTGCAATTATGGCGTTGACAAGGTCCAATTGTTTAAATAGCAAGATTAATCACCAGATTCATAATTGGATTGACCAGCAGATTCCTATTATTAAAAAATTGCTAGATAATCAGGATAATAATAGCGGGTTACTTACAGGATTTACAGGTATTGCAGTGGTTTTAGCTGAACAGGGCTATCAAGAGTTGAGCGAGTTAATTATGGACAAATTGTTGTCTTGTAAATTAAAGCAAGATATTTCAATTTATTCTGGGATTTCTGGAGTAGGTCTAGCTTACTTAACGTTTTATTTGCAGAATAACGATCAGAAATATTTACGGCAAGCACAATTATTAGCTAAGAAGGTTAGTGAACTTACTCAATCAGAAAAATATACTAAAGAATGTGATAGTGGTTTGTTAACAGGCTGGTTAGGTGCAGCTCTGTTTTTGTGGAAAATGCATGTTGCTACTCAGTCTGAAAAATATCGAATAGAGACTTTAAGAATATTGCATTTGGTATTGAACAATTCACTCGAAATTAATCAAACAGTTGCTTATATTAAAGACAATACACTATCTTATGAACGGTTGATGCCGTATGTAAATCATGGTAATGCGGGTTTGGCGCTATTATTAATAGAATTTATGCAAGACAGCCCCGAAAGTATTAGTCAGAATGAAAAAGCTATATTACAAAAATTAATTAAAACCAATGATGTTTTTGTAACATATTTAGATGGCTTATTTGATGGCTTTATTAGCTTAATAGTTTTGGATACTGCAGTTGCCAATTTAACCGATGATAATCGATTAGCGCACAAGCTAAAATTGCTT
- a CDS encoding ABC transporter ATP-binding protein — translation MEKKITLYTLSWGFVFGILLSVCGTFVNIWVPLVIKQLVDAKTKIVHHLNINLALVVAVAIILSAIVSAISEYLISVAGDRKIAAVRMQVEQHLLTLPMSFFADKRSGQLSSRVINDAEVVQDFMTGSIPTTINSLITIVGSFLILFSLDWRLTLFIILSFSLIIFIAIPIGKISEKLSVITQNKLSELSGQSTENLYNIRSIKLNNAYRPVLANFKDVVNNLFKVSKRTDKIFSIVGPIQTVFTLGIILMIIIYGGIRVQQQSLSIGTLVSFLIYLFQVIDPINSLGNFYAGYKQAKGATVKLNKILNTQGEQDVYTKQISQLPVCGDLVLQNVSFSYNDQEPVLQNVSLEFAAGKKTAIVGPSGAGKTTIINLLARLYEIEHGKLLLGQEQASEYKLSTWRDMFAVVTQENTIISGTIYLNLTFGLAQKPKDSEIWSALEKANLAAEIKKLPQGLQTVVGEQGVGLSGGQRQRLQLARAYLRNANFLILDEATSNLDPDSEKIVSDALNKIMMGQKTTLIVIAHRLSTIVDSDKIYFLDQHRVIGSGTHKDLMQKVPKYQQFVKEQILAVNE, via the coding sequence ATGGAAAAGAAGATAACTTTATATACTTTATCGTGGGGATTTGTTTTCGGGATATTGCTTAGTGTTTGTGGAACCTTTGTCAATATTTGGGTACCATTGGTAATTAAGCAGTTAGTGGATGCTAAAACCAAGATTGTTCATCATTTGAATATCAATTTGGCGTTAGTAGTTGCCGTGGCAATTATTCTAAGTGCTATTGTGAGTGCAATTAGTGAGTATCTCATCAGTGTTGCTGGCGATCGCAAGATTGCTGCTGTGCGGATGCAGGTTGAGCAGCATTTACTTACACTGCCAATGAGCTTTTTCGCTGATAAAAGAAGTGGTCAGCTTTCAAGTCGAGTAATTAATGATGCTGAGGTTGTACAGGATTTTATGACTGGCAGTATTCCAACGACGATTAATAGTTTGATTACGATTGTTGGTTCATTTTTAATTCTCTTTAGTCTTGATTGGCGATTAACATTATTTATTATTTTGTCTTTTTCATTAATTATTTTTATTGCTATTCCTATCGGGAAGATTAGCGAAAAGTTATCAGTAATTACGCAGAATAAGCTGAGTGAACTGTCAGGTCAAAGTACAGAAAATCTCTACAATATTCGCAGCATTAAGTTAAATAATGCCTATCGGCCAGTTTTAGCTAATTTTAAAGACGTTGTTAATAATCTCTTTAAGGTATCTAAGAGAACTGACAAGATTTTTTCAATTGTTGGGCCAATCCAAACCGTTTTTACTCTTGGCATCATTTTAATGATTATTATTTATGGTGGTATTCGTGTCCAGCAGCAGAGTTTGAGTATTGGAACATTAGTTTCTTTTTTAATATATCTTTTCCAGGTAATTGATCCTATTAACTCTTTAGGCAACTTTTATGCGGGATATAAGCAAGCTAAAGGTGCGACTGTCAAGCTTAATAAGATTCTAAATACGCAAGGTGAACAGGATGTTTATACAAAACAAATATCACAATTACCTGTATGTGGCGATTTAGTTTTGCAAAATGTGTCTTTTTCTTATAACGATCAAGAACCAGTTTTACAAAATGTGTCACTTGAGTTTGCAGCGGGTAAGAAGACAGCAATTGTCGGTCCATCTGGTGCAGGGAAAACAACAATTATTAACTTATTAGCAAGACTGTATGAGATAGAACATGGAAAACTACTTTTGGGTCAAGAACAAGCGTCAGAATATAAGTTGAGCACTTGGCGGGACATGTTTGCTGTTGTGACACAAGAAAATACAATTATTTCTGGAACAATTTATTTGAATTTAACCTTTGGTTTAGCCCAAAAACCAAAAGACAGTGAAATTTGGTCGGCACTTGAAAAAGCTAACTTAGCTGCTGAAATCAAAAAATTACCGCAAGGATTGCAAACGGTTGTTGGGGAGCAAGGTGTGGGTCTATCTGGTGGTCAGAGGCAGCGTTTGCAATTGGCACGTGCATATTTAAGAAACGCTAACTTTTTAATATTAGACGAAGCAACATCCAACTTAGATCCTGATTCCGAAAAAATTGTCTCGGATGCATTGAATAAAATTATGATGGGGCAGAAGACAACCTTAATTGTGATCGCACACAGACTGTCAACAATTGTTGATTCAGACAAAATCTACTTTTTGGATCAACATCGCGTTATTGGCAGTGGCACGCATAAAGACTTAATGCAAAAAGTTCCTAAGTATCAGCAGTTTGTTAAGGAACAAATTTTAGCAGTTAATGAATAG
- a CDS encoding Rgg/GadR/MutR family transcriptional regulator, translated as MKTFGETLQKIRKSRNITQQQLASNTQINRSTISKIEHSAEEPAYELAVKLINNLGITQEEFSYIRNNYQLDTHDKIIYDFLNIAYSSETDKIDKIIEQIGQRNISISDPIMNILVTILQGLKAINANELNLAKELILPIWNDYLAKIETWTILDLYVINLIFIIFDEETMASISEQAIQTIENNYPFLKSLEVNFLLNQAILYMERQDFSTAITSLNRALPLIEHSFRYDKLFLAKGRLAICHHNQKEALHCLSVLKEMEATSVYQALSEEITKFNNQF; from the coding sequence ATGAAAACTTTTGGTGAAACCCTGCAGAAAATCCGTAAGTCACGAAACATTACTCAACAACAGTTAGCAAGTAATACTCAGATAAATAGATCAACAATCTCTAAAATTGAGCATTCAGCTGAAGAACCTGCTTATGAATTGGCAGTTAAATTAATAAATAATTTAGGAATTACACAAGAGGAGTTCTCTTATATTCGCAATAATTATCAGCTTGATACACATGACAAGATAATTTACGATTTTCTCAATATCGCTTACAGCTCGGAAACAGATAAGATCGACAAAATAATTGAGCAAATTGGACAACGTAACATATCAATTTCAGACCCAATTATGAATATATTGGTAACTATTCTACAGGGGCTAAAGGCTATTAATGCAAATGAATTGAACTTAGCTAAAGAGCTCATTTTACCTATTTGGAATGATTATTTAGCTAAAATTGAAACATGGACTATTTTAGATTTGTACGTAATAAATTTGATTTTTATTATTTTCGATGAAGAAACTATGGCTAGTATATCCGAACAGGCAATTCAGACAATTGAAAATAATTATCCATTTTTAAAATCATTAGAAGTCAATTTTCTTCTTAATCAAGCCATTCTTTATATGGAACGGCAAGATTTCAGCACTGCAATTACTAGTTTAAATAGAGCATTACCACTTATTGAGCATTCTTTTCGTTATGACAAACTGTTTTTAGCCAAAGGCAGACTAGCTATCTGTCATCATAATCAAAAAGAAGCTCTACATTGTTTAAGTGTTCTAAAGGAAATGGAGGCTACCAGTGTCTATCAAGCACTAAGCGAAGAAATAACCAAATTCAATAATCAATTTTAA
- the ytpR gene encoding YtpR family tRNA-binding protein: MITSINKRSYPNTLIVILGQDSGKSEYVQKGDITQVIDEKGNVTGYNFFNVDQVIDYAQLPDGQVKLTADDLTALNKKLAEAGFDAELAYGKPTLVYGLVKTCDKHPDSDHLHVTTIEVGDGEEHQIVCGAPNIAQGQKVVVALPGTLMPNGQQIWPGDLRGVASYGMICSARELGLEHAEQKRGIMVVPDDFTVGAAFEPEKCDELLASGKIKL, from the coding sequence ATGATTACTAGTATTAATAAACGCAGTTACCCTAACACCTTAATCGTGATTTTGGGTCAAGATAGTGGTAAGAGTGAATACGTCCAAAAGGGTGACATTACCCAAGTTATTGATGAAAAGGGCAACGTTACTGGTTATAACTTTTTTAACGTTGACCAAGTAATTGACTACGCTCAATTGCCAGATGGACAAGTTAAGTTAACCGCTGATGACCTGACTGCTTTGAATAAAAAATTGGCAGAAGCAGGCTTTGACGCTGAATTAGCCTATGGCAAGCCAACACTTGTCTATGGCTTGGTTAAAACTTGCGATAAGCACCCAGATTCTGACCATTTGCACGTCACAACAATTGAAGTTGGCGATGGCGAGGAACACCAAATCGTTTGTGGTGCCCCTAATATTGCTCAAGGTCAAAAAGTTGTCGTTGCCCTTCCTGGTACTTTAATGCCTAATGGTCAACAAATCTGGCCCGGTGACTTGCGCGGTGTTGCCTCATACGGGATGATTTGTTCGGCTCGTGAATTAGGCTTGGAACATGCAGAACAAAAGCGCGGGATCATGGTTGTTCCTGATGACTTTACGGTTGGCGCTGCTTTTGAACCAGAAAAATGCGATGAACTGCTAGCTAGCGGCAAGATTAAGCTATAA
- a CDS encoding thioredoxin family protein, with translation MEQIKELTQEKLIEITKNGRTVLEFSADWCPDCRFLDPFMPAIEQDFADSKFYQIDRDGSIDLAKELNIMGIPSFVVYQDGAEIGRLVNKDRKTKDEVEDFLRSLD, from the coding sequence ATGGAACAAATTAAAGAATTAACTCAAGAAAAATTAATTGAAATTACTAAAAATGGCCGGACTGTCTTGGAATTTTCGGCTGATTGGTGCCCAGACTGCCGCTTCTTAGACCCATTTATGCCTGCGATTGAGCAAGATTTTGCCGATAGTAAGTTCTATCAAATTGACCGTGATGGCTCAATTGATTTGGCTAAAGAATTAAATATTATGGGAATTCCTTCATTTGTTGTCTACCAAGATGGCGCAGAAATTGGTAGACTAGTAAATAAGGATCGCAAGACTAAAGACGAAGTTGAGGACTTTTTGCGGTCACTCGACTAA
- the trmB gene encoding tRNA (guanosine(46)-N7)-methyltransferase TrmB — translation MRLRNKPWAVELVKNHPESVLDRPDPEVKIDWAKRFPKPEQPLEIEVGSGKGHFITTLAEMHPEKNFVAVELQITAAGIILRTKLDKQLDNLQILCADAAAIDAFFAPNSTDVIYLNFSDPWPKTRHEKRRLTYQSFLSKYEKVLTDTGQIEFKTDNAGLFAYSLQSMNNYGMHFDFVSVDLHHEAEEIVTQNVETEYEHKFAAKGNPIYALHADFGVK, via the coding sequence ATGAGATTACGTAACAAGCCGTGGGCCGTAGAATTAGTGAAGAACCATCCAGAGAGTGTTCTAGACCGACCAGACCCAGAAGTAAAGATTGACTGGGCAAAGCGGTTCCCTAAGCCTGAACAACCTTTAGAAATTGAAGTAGGCTCAGGGAAAGGGCATTTTATTACCACCTTGGCCGAGATGCACCCAGAGAAAAATTTTGTGGCGGTTGAACTGCAAATTACGGCTGCTGGCATTATCTTGCGCACAAAGCTTGATAAGCAACTAGATAATTTGCAGATTTTGTGTGCCGATGCGGCAGCAATTGATGCGTTTTTTGCACCCAATTCAACAGATGTCATTTACCTTAACTTTAGCGATCCGTGGCCAAAGACGCGTCACGAAAAACGCCGCTTGACTTACCAATCATTTTTAAGTAAATATGAAAAAGTCCTGACTGACACAGGCCAGATTGAGTTTAAAACGGATAATGCTGGGCTATTTGCGTATTCGCTGCAGAGTATGAACAATTACGGGATGCACTTTGACTTTGTGTCTGTTGATTTACACCATGAGGCAGAAGAAATTGTGACGCAAAACGTTGAAACAGAATATGAACACAAATTTGCTGCTAAAGGTAATCCAATTTATGCTCTTCATGCTGATTTTGGAGTAAAATAG
- a CDS encoding ABC transporter permease codes for MRRLAQIRLQSNLRQSLKYLMLVFNDFFILALIFLFGALMYWYAQSMKTIPQGLWFYRPLVAALLWLPLLTGNLVTLLQRADLQFLLPQDEQMNLYLSPLVKYSMVLPTLLIVLLAGILFPFATIKAGLAPVSYWEFAVAVWLSKILQLKITQQNLYFGRKISLVLVNLALLIVLCLAIMQPILIWLLLVLLVAGIVAMYFFLERKTLFDWRYAVALEEKRKNRVYTGFSMFTDVKEKQVTIKRRKYLDFLLPRSLKSENPNRFLYRRALLRNPENLNLLVRMTAFAILISWLVQNWAWALGLSCLVIFLTAYQLLPMADEFDDNIMYRVAPIMRQNRGHDLIVALSLPMLLQWLLISVSWLLLLPINLQLLEAIGLLACFSVSIVQLYLPYKIKKRKI; via the coding sequence ATGCGTAGATTGGCTCAAATTCGACTTCAGAGTAATTTACGACAGTCATTAAAATATTTAATGTTAGTTTTCAACGATTTTTTTATCCTAGCGTTAATTTTTCTCTTTGGTGCCTTGATGTATTGGTATGCACAAAGCATGAAGACAATTCCGCAAGGATTATGGTTTTACCGGCCACTAGTTGCGGCGTTATTATGGCTGCCCTTATTAACCGGCAATCTAGTTACACTCCTGCAGCGTGCAGATTTACAATTTTTATTGCCGCAAGATGAGCAGATGAACTTATATTTAAGTCCTTTAGTTAAGTACAGTATGGTACTGCCAACATTATTAATTGTGCTGCTAGCCGGCATTTTATTTCCGTTTGCAACGATTAAGGCGGGACTAGCACCGGTAAGCTATTGGGAATTTGCAGTTGCCGTATGGCTTAGTAAGATTTTACAATTAAAAATCACCCAGCAAAATCTGTATTTTGGTCGGAAAATTTCATTAGTTTTAGTTAACTTGGCATTATTAATTGTTCTGTGTTTAGCAATAATGCAGCCGATATTAATTTGGTTGTTACTGGTCTTATTAGTAGCTGGCATTGTTGCGATGTACTTCTTTTTGGAACGGAAAACACTATTTGATTGGCGTTATGCTGTAGCTCTAGAAGAAAAACGTAAAAATCGGGTCTATACAGGCTTCAGCATGTTTACCGATGTTAAAGAAAAGCAAGTCACTATCAAGCGGCGGAAGTATCTAGACTTTTTGTTGCCGCGGTCACTTAAAAGCGAAAATCCTAACCGTTTTTTGTATCGGCGTGCGCTATTGCGGAATCCGGAAAATTTAAATTTGTTGGTGCGAATGACCGCTTTTGCAATTCTTATCTCATGGCTTGTCCAAAATTGGGCGTGGGCACTTGGATTATCTTGCCTAGTAATCTTTTTGACGGCTTATCAATTATTGCCTATGGCTGACGAGTTCGATGATAATATTATGTATCGCGTTGCACCAATTATGCGTCAAAATCGGGGCCACGACTTAATTGTTGCTTTAAGTTTACCAATGTTATTACAATGGTTATTGATTAGCGTGTCATGGCTGCTATTATTGCCGATTAACTTACAGTTGCTGGAGGCAATTGGTTTACTAGCCTGTTTTAGTGTATCTATTGTGCAGCTGTATCTACCATATAAGATTAAGAAGAGGAAGATTTAA
- a CDS encoding ABC transporter ATP-binding protein, with protein sequence MVLKIEHLTGGYTGVPVIRNINLEIKPGEALGLIGLNGAGKSTTIKHLLGLLRPQKGKIRLNGVELTKQPTQFKQEVAYIPETPVLYPELTLAEHLELTMLAYQLIPQTAWERAEKLLKLFRLDDKLDWLPIHFSKGMKQKVMIVTAFLADTSLLVIDEPFTGLDPLAVANLIDLIKQAIADDKMVLMTTHVLADAEQAISNYAVLNNGTIEIIGSLDEIRAHYGLKPSDAFDKLYQVLNQEQHHA encoded by the coding sequence ATGGTTCTGAAAATTGAGCACTTAACTGGTGGCTACACGGGCGTGCCAGTAATTAGAAATATTAACTTAGAGATTAAACCGGGCGAGGCCTTGGGTTTAATTGGACTAAATGGTGCGGGAAAGTCCACAACAATCAAGCATCTTTTGGGTTTATTAAGACCGCAAAAGGGGAAAATCAGACTTAATGGCGTGGAACTAACTAAGCAGCCGACGCAGTTTAAGCAAGAGGTTGCGTATATTCCAGAGACACCGGTTTTATATCCAGAATTAACCTTGGCGGAACATTTGGAATTGACAATGCTGGCTTACCAACTAATTCCGCAAACAGCTTGGGAGCGAGCAGAGAAATTATTAAAATTATTCCGCTTAGATGACAAGTTGGATTGGCTGCCAATTCACTTTTCAAAAGGGATGAAGCAGAAGGTAATGATTGTGACGGCCTTTTTAGCCGATACCAGCTTATTGGTGATTGATGAGCCGTTCACTGGTCTTGACCCGTTGGCAGTTGCTAATTTAATTGACTTAATTAAACAGGCAATTGCTGACGATAAGATGGTCTTGATGACGACCCACGTTTTAGCGGACGCTGAACAGGCAATCTCTAACTATGCGGTTTTAAATAATGGGACAATTGAAATAATTGGCAGCCTTGATGAAATTCGGGCACATTATGGTTTGAAGCCCAGCGATGCTTTTGATAAGCTTTATCAAGTTTTGAATCAGGAGCAGCACCATGCGTAG
- a CDS encoding HIT family protein produces MNELNEDCLFCKIIRGDVPSYTVFENDDVKAFLDLSQVNPGHTLMVPKKHITNFFDYTSEDARRFLQYIPEIANAIKKFDPKITGMNINTNNGSSANQVVMHSHIHFVPRFEGDGLKLATRNNADKYSEADYQKIADAIKAQF; encoded by the coding sequence ATGAATGAATTAAACGAAGACTGTTTATTTTGTAAAATTATCCGTGGTGACGTTCCTAGTTACACTGTTTTTGAAAATGATGATGTCAAGGCTTTCCTTGACCTATCACAAGTAAACCCGGGTCACACCCTGATGGTTCCCAAAAAGCATATTACCAACTTTTTTGATTACACATCAGAAGATGCGCGGCGCTTTTTGCAATATATCCCAGAAATTGCCAATGCAATCAAAAAGTTTGACCCTAAAATTACTGGCATGAATATTAATACCAATAATGGCAGTAGCGCCAACCAAGTTGTGATGCACTCACACATCCACTTTGTTCCCCGGTTTGAAGGCGACGGTCTTAAGCTTGCCACACGCAACAATGCAGATAAGTACAGTGAGGCCGATTACCAAAAGATTGCTGACGCAATTAAAGCCCAATTTTAA
- a CDS encoding peptidylprolyl isomerase PrsA: MKKYLKKAAAVIAVAGIALSTAACSNGGKTVASYKGGKITQNDYYNEMKKSQAGQSALANMIINHVLEQQYGSKVSKSQVNKQFDNYKKQYGSQFSAVLQQQGMTESSFKDNLKTTLLSEAALKDIKKISKSQEDKAWKSYQPKVTVQHILVTKKSTAEDIISQLKDGKSFKALAKKYSTDTGTKANAGKLPAFDSTDTSLDAGFKKAAFQLKTGEITKTPVKSQYGYHIIKMINHPAKGSFASHKKEIDNQIYQSMSQDQETMRDVIATVLKKADVSIKDNDLKNVLASYVSTSKN; this comes from the coding sequence ATGAAAAAATATTTGAAAAAGGCAGCCGCAGTAATCGCTGTAGCTGGAATTGCATTATCAACTGCTGCTTGTTCTAATGGCGGTAAAACTGTTGCTTCATATAAGGGTGGTAAGATTACTCAAAATGATTACTACAACGAAATGAAGAAGTCCCAAGCTGGTCAATCAGCTTTGGCTAACATGATTATCAACCATGTTTTGGAACAACAATACGGCAGTAAAGTTTCAAAGAGCCAAGTTAACAAGCAATTTGATAACTACAAGAAGCAATACGGTTCTCAATTTAGCGCTGTTTTACAACAACAAGGCATGACGGAATCAAGCTTCAAGGATAATTTGAAGACTACTTTGCTTTCCGAAGCAGCTTTGAAAGACATCAAGAAAATTTCAAAGAGTCAAGAAGACAAGGCTTGGAAGTCATACCAACCTAAAGTTACTGTTCAACATATCTTAGTTACTAAGAAGTCAACTGCTGAAGACATTATCAGCCAATTAAAAGACGGTAAAAGTTTCAAGGCTTTGGCTAAGAAGTACTCAACAGATACTGGTACTAAAGCAAACGCTGGTAAGTTACCTGCCTTTGATTCAACCGACACAAGTTTAGATGCTGGCTTCAAGAAGGCAGCATTCCAATTGAAGACTGGTGAAATTACTAAGACTCCAGTTAAATCACAATATGGTTACCATATTATCAAGATGATTAACCACCCAGCCAAGGGTTCATTTGCTTCACATAAGAAGGAAATTGACAACCAAATTTACCAATCAATGTCACAAGACCAAGAAACAATGCGCGATGTTATCGCAACTGTTTTGAAGAAGGCTGATGTTTCTATCAAGGATAACGACTTGAAGAATGTTTTGGCATCATACGTTTCTACTTCAAAGAATTAA